From the Methanofollis sp. genome, the window CTGGAACGGGCAAAGCGCGACCCCGACGGTTTCATCGAGATCGAACGCCGCGGCATCACCGTGGTGCAGATCGGATCGATCAGGATCGCGATCGCCCGGCGGCCCTTCTCCGACGGGATGGAGATCACGGCGGTCAGGCCGATCCGTGACGTGGCACTCGAAAACTACGCGATGGCAGACCTGATCAAGGAGCGGATCACGGGTGTCCGTCAGGGCGTTCTCATTGCCGGGCCGCCGGGTGCAGGGAAGAGCACGCTCGCCCAGAGCGTCGCCACCTTCCTTGCCGATAAGGAGTTTATCGTCAAGACAATGGAGGCCCCGCGCGACCTCCAGGTGCCCGACAACATTACCCAGTACACCGCCCTGGAAGGGAGCATGGAGAACACCGCCGAGGTGCTCCTGCTCGTGCGGCCAGACTACGTCATTTTCGACGAACTGCGGAAGAACGAGGACTTCCGTGTCTTTGCAGACATGCGCCTTGCCGGCGTCGGCATGGTCGGCGTGATCCATGCGATGGAGGTGAAGGACGCGATCCAGCGCTTCTTCGGCCGGGTCGAGCCGAGCGTCCTGCCCCAGATCATAAACACCATCATCTACGTCGACAACGGCGAGATCACAAGAGTTTACGATGTCGGTTTCTCGATCAAGGTGCCCGAGGGCATGAACCCCGACCTGCATATCAGGCCGGTGACGACCGTGCGCGACACGGTGACCGGCAGGATTGCCTTCGAGATCTTCAAGTACGAGGGCGAGACGATCGTGATGCCGACAGGGGACGTCGCCGAAAAGAAGGCACCGGCGAAGAAGGTCGAGGAAAAGGTCGAGGCGAAGGCTGAAGAGAAAGCCCCCGAGCCTGTTGCCGAAGAAAAACCCGAGGCAGAGGAGAAAGAGACCGCCTGGGAGGTCACCGAACGGGAGGTCCAGCGTGAACTCGGCCGGTTCACCGCCGGGGCTATCGATGTCTTCATGAAGAGCGACACGAAGGCCGTCGCCTATATCGAGGACAAGGACGTCCCTGCAGCCATCGGGAGGGGCGGCAAGAACATCGCAGGGATCGTGAACAAGATCGGCATCGGGATCGATATCAGGCCACGTTCCGAGCTCCCGCCCCCTGAGGTGAAGGAGACCGCCGAGGAGATGCCCGCAAGTGAGGGCCTGCGCCTCCGCGTCGAGAAGAAGCATCTCACCCTGGTCGCCCCCGAATTCAGGGAAGCGATCGTCGATGTTTTTGCCGGGAAAGAGTACCTCTTTACTGCAACGGTAAACGAGAAGGGCGAGATCGACCTGGCAAAGAGCAGCAGTATTGCACAGGAACTGATCCGCAGGTACAACGACCGTGAGGCCATCAGACTGAGACCTGTATAAAGAGAGTATCGTGGGAGTGACATACCGTGGCTGAATGGGATATTCAGAAACTGGAAGAGAAGTACCGGGACACATGGCCGGCGGCATTCGAGGCCAACCCGGACGACAAGGAAAAGTTTTACCTGAACGTCGCCTTCCCGTACCCGAGCGGCGCCATGCACGTGGGGCACGGGCGGACCTATATCGTACCCGACGTGGTCGCACGCTTCTGGAGGATGCAGGGCAGAAATGTCCTCTTCCCGATGGGTTTCCATGTCACCGGCACGCCGGTGATCGGGATTTCGCGCCGGATCGCGAAGAACGACCCCTCGACGGTCAGGATCTACCGCGACCTGTACAGGGTGCCGCAGGACGTCCTCGACCGCTTCGACGACCCGATGACGATCGTCCGGTATTTTGCCGGGGAATACGAGAGGTTGATGCGCCGGTGCGGCCTGTCCATCGACTGGCGCCGCCGGTTCATCACCGTGGACCCGCAGTATTCGAAGTACATCGAGTGGCAGTACAAGCACCTCCGTGAGGAGGAGCATGTGGTCAAGGGCGTCCACCCGGTGAAGTACTGCCCGTCGTGCGACAACCCTGTGGGCGACCACGACCTCCTCGAAGGCGAAAAGGCGGAGATCATGAAGTTCACCCTTGTCGTCTTCGAGTGGCAGGGTGCGAAGATCCCGTGCGCCACCCTCCGGCCTGAGACGATCTATGGCGTGACAAATCTCTGGGCAAATCCGGGGGTCACCTATGTGCGGGCGACGGTGGACGGCGAG encodes:
- a CDS encoding PINc/VapC family ATPase; its protein translation is MKIVPDTSVVIDGRITQMIKTGEYTGSTIIIPEAVVAELEAQANQGREIGFSGLTELQNLSRMAGEGTIELRYVGERPSLSQVKLASGGEIDALIRNVAIEYDARFVTSDVVQSEVAKAKGIDVMYLKPQVGECTPLMLDQYFDEETIAVHLKERVPPMARKGTMKDLRLVQLRDSPMNEYELRTMAQEVLERAKRDPDGFIEIERRGITVVQIGSIRIAIARRPFSDGMEITAVRPIRDVALENYAMADLIKERITGVRQGVLIAGPPGAGKSTLAQSVATFLADKEFIVKTMEAPRDLQVPDNITQYTALEGSMENTAEVLLLVRPDYVIFDELRKNEDFRVFADMRLAGVGMVGVIHAMEVKDAIQRFFGRVEPSVLPQIINTIIYVDNGEITRVYDVGFSIKVPEGMNPDLHIRPVTTVRDTVTGRIAFEIFKYEGETIVMPTGDVAEKKAPAKKVEEKVEAKAEEKAPEPVAEEKPEAEEKETAWEVTEREVQRELGRFTAGAIDVFMKSDTKAVAYIEDKDVPAAIGRGGKNIAGIVNKIGIGIDIRPRSELPPPEVKETAEEMPASEGLRLRVEKKHLTLVAPEFREAIVDVFAGKEYLFTATVNEKGEIDLAKSSSIAQELIRRYNDREAIRLRPV